A genomic window from Melanotaenia boesemani isolate fMelBoe1 chromosome 15, fMelBoe1.pri, whole genome shotgun sequence includes:
- the LOC121654607 gene encoding olfactory receptor 51F2-like has product MVFNMTFVRPANFYLSGFSNIPHTNFYYAFLCFVYIVTVLGNVFLLFVIFLVKSLHTPKYMIVFHLALTDLCGSTALIPKVLDTFLFDRRYIVYEACLGYMFFVFLFGSLQSWTLVTMAYDRLIAIYVPLRYHSIVTKKSIAAMLLFSWVLLLSLITCIVDLIDRLSFCGSLAVQSFYCDHGPLFRLACNDTILNSIMAYVMFFVVICIPVILIAITYVCISIALSRIASKEERLRALKTCTSHLILIAIFYLPLLYTNIAAVASYIHPNTRIINSSLTHTLPALLNPIIYSLKTEEVLNAIKKLWKRHHLCNIVSK; this is encoded by the coding sequence ATGGTATTTAACATGACATTTGTTCGCCCTGCAAATTTCTACCTGAGTGGCTTTTCCAACATCCCTCATACTAACTTTTACTATGCATTcttatgttttgtttacattgttactgttcttggaaatgtttttctcctctttgtcATCTTTCTGGTAAAGTCTCTTCATACTCCTAAATACATGATTGTGTTCCACTTGGCTTTGACAGATCTGTGTGGCAGCACAGCTCTCATCCCAAAAGTCTTGGATACATTTCTGTTTGACAGGAGGTACATTGTCTATGAGGCTTGTTTAGGTTacatgttctttgtttttttatttggaagtTTGCAGTCATGGACACTTGTCACCATGGCATATGACAGACTTATAGCAATTTATGTCCCTCTGAGGTACCACAGTATTGTTACTAAAAAGTCTATTGCTgcaatgttgttgttttcatggGTGCTTTTGTTGAGCCTGATAACATGTATAGTTGATCTAATTGATCGCCTTTCTTTCTGTGGATCTTTAGCAGTGCAAAGTTTTTACTGTGATCATGGGCCGCTATTTCGCCTGGCCTGTAATGATACAATTTTAAATAGTATAATGGCatatgttatgttttttgtaGTCATCTGCATTCCTGTTATACTGATAGCTATAACTTATGTTTGTATTTCCATAGCACTGAGCAGGATTGCATCTAAAGAGGAACGACTCAGGGCATTGAAAACCTGCACATCTCACCTGATTCTTATTGCTATTTTCTATCTACCATTGCTGTACACCAACATAGCTGCAGTGGCTTCATACATCCATCCAAATACCAGAATCATAAATTCCTCTTTGACACACACCCTTCCAGCTTTGCTCAATCCTATTATATACTCTTTGAAGACAGAAGAAGTTTTGAATGCTATTAAAAAGCTTTGGAAAAGACATCACCTTTGTAACATAGTTTCAAAATGA